A region of Kribbella sp. NBC_01245 DNA encodes the following proteins:
- a CDS encoding P1 family peptidase: MNQLGRRARDLGVVVGTLPTGRHNAITDVDGILVGHTTIDDGIDLHTGVTAVVPSQLGPERWTLPAAVYSGNGHGKLVGSTQVDELGVLESPIVLTATLSVFRAADALLSYLMDRRPDGLSFNPLVGETNDGHLSDIRRRPITEEHVLAAITGASGEPPMEGCVGAGTGTAALGFKAGIGTSSRTVRVLGRQATIGALVQSNFGGVLTALGVPLPVDELIPDADRTEPPGNSCMIVVATDVPLDARQLGRVARRAIFAMGRVGASYSNASGDYAIAFSTAQSDQPAIPDGEINPVFGAVMDTVEESLLNSLFGAVTTTGKGGRVSHAVPHQAVIQRLSAAGRL; the protein is encoded by the coding sequence GTGAATCAGTTAGGCCGCCGCGCCCGTGACCTCGGAGTCGTCGTTGGCACGTTGCCCACCGGTCGTCACAACGCGATCACCGACGTCGACGGGATCCTGGTCGGTCACACGACCATCGACGACGGTATCGACCTGCATACCGGTGTCACTGCCGTCGTACCGAGTCAGCTTGGCCCGGAACGGTGGACCTTGCCGGCCGCCGTGTATTCGGGCAACGGGCACGGGAAGCTCGTCGGCTCGACCCAGGTCGACGAACTGGGCGTACTGGAGTCGCCAATCGTCCTCACTGCCACCCTGTCCGTGTTCCGGGCCGCAGACGCGCTATTGAGTTATCTGATGGACCGCAGGCCGGACGGATTGTCGTTCAACCCGCTGGTAGGCGAGACCAACGACGGCCATCTATCGGATATCCGCCGGCGCCCGATCACCGAGGAGCACGTGCTCGCCGCTATCACCGGGGCGTCCGGCGAACCGCCGATGGAAGGCTGCGTCGGGGCGGGCACTGGAACGGCCGCTCTCGGTTTCAAGGCCGGTATCGGGACGTCCTCCAGGACTGTGCGGGTGCTCGGGCGCCAGGCGACTATCGGCGCCCTCGTCCAGTCCAACTTCGGTGGAGTTCTCACCGCTCTCGGTGTTCCGCTGCCGGTCGATGAGCTCATTCCGGACGCTGATCGAACCGAACCGCCCGGCAACTCGTGCATGATCGTGGTGGCCACCGACGTACCTCTGGACGCCCGCCAGCTCGGACGAGTCGCCCGGCGCGCCATTTTCGCGATGGGTCGGGTGGGAGCGTCGTACAGCAATGCCAGCGGCGACTACGCGATCGCGTTCAGCACGGCGCAATCCGATCAGCCGGCCATCCCCGACGGGGAGATCAACCCGGTCTTCGGCGCCGTCATGGACACCGTTGAGGAGTCGCTCTTGAACTCACTGTTCGGCGCCGTCACGACGACCGGTAAGGGTGGTCGCGTCAGTCACGCCGTGCCACACCAGGCGGTGATCCAGCGATTGTCGGCAGCGGGTCGCTTATAG
- a CDS encoding MBL fold metallo-hydrolase yields the protein MTAKPFASSADLGEKAETLEVLADGVYALTAAGDPNVGAIEGEDFIVAFEARATPVAAREWLDRLREHTDKPVRYLVLSHYHAVRVLGASAFGAEVIVAHENTRKLIQERGKEDWESEYGRMPRLFKEPASIPGLTWPDLTFSDRLTIDLGGDRGELVLQYCGRGHTAGDIVAWLPRPRVLFAGDLVEAQAALYTGDAFHTDWSTTTLDRVKAFEAETLVGGRGAVPQGRAAVDAAIEQTRDFLLVMRKKVGTVHAAGGTLKEAFESTHEALAPKFGRWPIFEHCLPFDVQRVWDELDGIDWPRIWTSQRDREVWDRLQT from the coding sequence ATGACAGCGAAGCCGTTCGCATCGTCGGCCGATCTGGGCGAAAAGGCCGAGACCCTGGAGGTACTCGCCGACGGGGTGTACGCGCTGACCGCGGCGGGCGATCCGAACGTCGGCGCGATCGAGGGCGAGGACTTCATCGTCGCGTTCGAGGCCCGCGCGACCCCGGTGGCAGCGCGCGAGTGGCTGGACCGATTGCGTGAACACACCGACAAGCCGGTGCGATACCTGGTGCTCAGCCACTACCACGCCGTACGGGTGCTCGGAGCGTCGGCTTTCGGTGCTGAGGTGATCGTGGCACACGAGAACACCCGCAAGCTGATCCAGGAACGCGGCAAGGAGGACTGGGAAAGCGAGTACGGCCGGATGCCGCGGCTGTTCAAGGAACCGGCGTCGATCCCGGGCCTGACCTGGCCAGACCTGACCTTCTCCGACCGGTTGACCATCGACCTCGGCGGTGACCGCGGGGAGTTGGTCCTCCAGTACTGCGGCCGCGGCCACACAGCAGGCGACATCGTCGCCTGGCTGCCACGGCCACGGGTGCTCTTCGCGGGCGACCTGGTGGAGGCGCAAGCCGCCCTGTACACCGGCGATGCCTTCCACACGGACTGGTCGACAACGACACTCGACCGGGTCAAGGCGTTCGAGGCCGAGACGCTTGTCGGTGGGCGGGGCGCGGTTCCGCAGGGCCGTGCCGCGGTCGACGCGGCGATCGAGCAGACTCGCGACTTCCTGCTGGTGATGCGAAAGAAGGTCGGCACGGTGCACGCGGCGGGCGGCACACTGAAGGAAGCGTTCGAGTCCACGCACGAGGCACTGGCACCGAAGTTCGGTCGCTGGCCGATCTTCGAGCACTGCCTGCCTTTCGACGTCCAGCGGGTGTGGGACGAGCTCGACGGGATCGACTGGCCCCGGATCTGGACCAGCCAGCGCGACCGAGAGGTCTGGGATCGGCTGCAGACATGA
- a CDS encoding DUF2200 domain-containing protein, with product MTKPRIYTTSFASVYPLYVAKVERKGRVKTEVDEVIRWLTGYSQDEFEAQLENQTDLETFFAKAPRLNPSRALIKGVVCGVRVEDIEEPTMREIRYLDKLIDELAKGKAMEKVLRE from the coding sequence ATGACAAAGCCCCGGATCTATACGACAAGCTTTGCGAGCGTCTATCCCCTTTATGTCGCCAAGGTGGAGAGAAAAGGACGCGTAAAGACGGAAGTCGATGAGGTCATCCGCTGGTTGACCGGATACAGCCAGGATGAGTTCGAAGCCCAACTGGAGAATCAGACAGACCTCGAGACCTTCTTTGCGAAAGCTCCTCGGCTGAATCCCTCGCGAGCTCTGATCAAAGGCGTGGTCTGTGGTGTTCGAGTAGAAGATATCGAGGAACCGACCATGCGAGAGATTCGGTACCTGGACAAGCTCATCGATGAGTTGGCAAAGGGAAAAGCGATGGAGAAAGTCTTGCGAGAATAG
- a CDS encoding dienelactone hydrolase family protein — MNDAIADFADRLVDVDGVVKTVYVAGSGPAVVLMPEMPGISPDVLRFARWLADAGFTVYVPSLFGVDGAYPTTVEGERIARRACVSAEFRAFAGGGTSPVTAWLRGLARQAHADCGGPGIGAIGLCFTGNFALTMALEPAVIAPVVNHPSLPLDDPAGLELSEDDAVAVRDRINRDGLSVLAYRFDSDRWCTGQRFAAYRKLLGDAFDGRVLPGNSANTEPPPFFRDVVQTPHSVVTAHFVDEEGHPTVQARDEILAHLTARLRPS; from the coding sequence ATGAACGACGCGATTGCGGACTTCGCCGACCGGCTCGTGGACGTCGACGGGGTGGTGAAGACGGTGTACGTCGCTGGGTCCGGGCCGGCGGTGGTTCTGATGCCGGAGATGCCGGGAATCAGCCCTGACGTGCTCCGGTTCGCGCGGTGGCTCGCCGACGCGGGGTTCACCGTCTACGTGCCATCTCTCTTCGGCGTCGACGGCGCCTATCCGACCACCGTAGAAGGTGAGCGCATCGCACGCCGCGCGTGTGTCAGCGCCGAGTTCCGCGCGTTCGCCGGGGGTGGTACCAGCCCCGTCACGGCCTGGCTCCGTGGACTCGCGCGCCAGGCCCATGCCGATTGCGGAGGCCCTGGTATCGGCGCGATCGGCTTGTGCTTCACCGGCAATTTCGCACTCACCATGGCTCTCGAACCGGCCGTCATCGCACCTGTGGTCAACCACCCCTCGTTACCTCTCGATGATCCCGCCGGTCTCGAACTGAGCGAGGACGACGCGGTCGCGGTCCGGGACCGGATCAACCGTGACGGCCTCTCGGTTCTCGCCTATCGCTTCGATAGCGATCGCTGGTGCACCGGGCAACGGTTCGCCGCGTACCGGAAGCTGCTCGGCGACGCGTTCGACGGACGCGTCCTGCCGGGAAACTCCGCGAACACCGAGCCGCCACCGTTCTTTCGCGACGTGGTGCAGACACCGCACAGCGTCGTGACCGCTCATTTCGTCGACGAGGAGGGACACCCGACGGTGCAGGCCAGAGACGAGATCCTCGCCCATCTGACCGCCCGCCTGCGCCCATCCTGA
- a CDS encoding glycoside hydrolase family 5 protein has protein sequence MAPRIGKIRSIFLAAILTVSVAVPLNIASADTKAQSSAATIVADLGAGWNLGNALEANSNGYPSETAWGNPTVTQALIDKVKAAGFKSIRIPVSYLRHIGPGPNYTINSAWLNRIQQVVDYAYNRGMHVMINMHGDGYKSIPYAWLICDASNQTAIKAKYQNVWQQIAWRFQNYDHRLILESMNENFDGQYGRPTQPCYSNINAYNQIFVDTVRRSGGKNSSRWLLVPGWNTNIDYTAGNYGFVVPTDQYRDPTIPSTERRIMISVHYYAPWDFAGEENGTITQWGRASTDPRRKSTWGQEDYLNSQLKLMYDKFVVRGYPVVVGEFGSIDKTSFDWSNNRYRADFGYAVAATAKRYGAATFYWDNGVNGRYGFALFNRSSNSVTQQEIINDIRYGAGW, from the coding sequence ATGGCGCCCAGAATAGGCAAGATCAGGAGCATTTTCCTTGCCGCCATATTGACGGTTTCCGTAGCCGTACCCCTGAACATCGCATCGGCCGACACCAAGGCGCAATCGAGCGCTGCCACAATCGTGGCCGACCTGGGCGCCGGCTGGAATCTCGGAAATGCACTGGAGGCCAACTCCAACGGATACCCGAGCGAGACGGCGTGGGGAAATCCGACCGTCACCCAGGCGCTCATTGACAAGGTCAAGGCGGCCGGATTCAAATCGATCCGCATCCCGGTCTCCTACCTGCGGCACATCGGCCCCGGTCCGAACTACACGATCAATTCCGCCTGGCTGAACAGGATCCAGCAGGTCGTCGACTATGCCTACAACCGGGGCATGCACGTGATGATCAACATGCACGGCGACGGCTACAAGTCCATCCCCTACGCCTGGCTGATCTGCGATGCCTCCAACCAGACGGCGATCAAGGCCAAGTACCAGAACGTCTGGCAACAGATCGCGTGGCGGTTCCAGAACTACGATCATCGCCTGATCCTCGAATCGATGAACGAGAATTTCGACGGTCAGTACGGCCGCCCGACCCAGCCGTGCTACTCGAACATCAACGCTTACAACCAGATCTTCGTGGACACCGTCCGGAGATCCGGCGGGAAGAACAGTTCGAGATGGCTGCTCGTTCCCGGCTGGAACACGAACATCGATTACACCGCCGGGAACTACGGCTTCGTGGTCCCGACGGACCAGTATCGAGACCCCACCATTCCCAGTACTGAGCGCCGGATCATGATCTCGGTTCACTACTACGCTCCCTGGGATTTCGCCGGCGAAGAAAACGGCACCATTACGCAGTGGGGACGCGCGTCCACCGATCCGCGGAGAAAGTCGACCTGGGGACAGGAAGACTATTTGAATTCGCAGTTGAAACTGATGTACGACAAGTTCGTCGTGCGAGGATATCCGGTAGTCGTCGGCGAGTTCGGTTCGATCGACAAGACCTCGTTCGACTGGTCGAACAACCGCTATCGTGCCGACTTCGGGTATGCCGTCGCGGCCACCGCCAAGCGATACGGCGCGGCGACCTTCTACTGGGACAACGGCGTAAACGGGCGCTACGGCTTCGCGCTCTTCAACCGGAGCTCCAATTCGGTGACCCAACAGGAAATCATCAATGACATCCGGTACGGCGCCGGCTGGTAG
- a CDS encoding glycoside hydrolase family 48 protein gives MPLVAPVAHAAVACSVNYNVVNEWGNGFVADVTIKNEGDPINGWTLTWTFPDGQQVTNLWNGSHTQSGAKVTVTPVDWNRNIGTGGTATVGFQGTRGATNGKPSDFAVNGVSCTGGNKAPTVAVTSPTAGQSFQNGQAIPLEATASDSDGTVSKVEFLADGVVVATDLTAPYQGSWPGASVGDHAIAARATDERGLATTTAPVPIKVLAGATIVATPTTLNVKQGGTVPYGVTLASQPSSSVTVAVARSSGSADLTVAPTSLTFTTTNWNTPQNVTVTSAANGGDLVSAVFSATATGYAAASVTVKEISATIPPFQEAFLTQYNKIKDPASGYFRKFGDLLVPYHAVETLMVEAPDHGHQTTSEAFSYYLWLEASYGKISGDWAPFKSAWASMEKFIIPAKADQPTNDKYSPAKPATYAPEHDRMDKYPSVLDPAVSVGQDPIAAELKSAYGTNDIYGMHWLIDVDNTLGFGRCGDGTTAPSYINTYQRGSSESVWETIPQPSCDTFKHGGPNGYLDLFTKDSSYAKQWKYTNAPDADARAVQVALFAEQWATAQGKQALIAPELEKAAKMGDYLRYAMFDKYFKKVGNCVGAATCPGATGKDSSHYLMSWYYAWGGATDTSAGWAWRIGTGASHQGYQNPLAAYALAKVPSLKPKSATGQQDWAKSMDRQLEVLQWLQSADGGIAGGVTNSWEGNYGTPPPGTPTFYGMFYDAHPVWRDPPSNRWFGFQVWQMERTAALYRMTGDARAKKILDKWVPWAIANTTVGTSGNFQIPSDLQWTGAPDTWNPGTPGANANLRVSVLNHSQDVGVAAAFAKTLLNYAAKSGTAPARSTGEGLLTALLAHQDAKGIAIPETRSDYGRFDDTYNATTGEGTYVPPGWTGKMPNGDVIGQDSTFLSIRSYFKNDPDWPKVQQHLNGGPAPTFTYHRFWAQAEIATAFSLHAELFG, from the coding sequence ATGCCGCTGGTTGCGCCGGTGGCGCATGCCGCCGTGGCCTGCTCGGTGAACTACAACGTCGTGAATGAGTGGGGCAACGGTTTCGTCGCCGACGTGACGATCAAGAACGAAGGCGACCCGATCAACGGGTGGACCCTCACCTGGACCTTCCCGGACGGCCAGCAGGTGACGAACCTGTGGAACGGCAGCCACACGCAGTCCGGTGCCAAGGTCACCGTCACACCGGTGGACTGGAACAGGAACATCGGCACCGGCGGCACCGCGACCGTCGGTTTCCAGGGCACAAGAGGAGCGACGAACGGCAAACCGTCCGACTTCGCGGTCAATGGCGTGTCGTGCACCGGTGGCAACAAGGCCCCGACTGTGGCGGTGACCTCGCCGACAGCGGGTCAGTCGTTCCAGAACGGGCAGGCGATCCCGCTCGAGGCCACCGCGTCCGACAGCGACGGCACGGTGTCGAAGGTCGAGTTCCTGGCCGACGGCGTCGTGGTCGCCACCGACCTGACCGCTCCGTACCAGGGCTCTTGGCCGGGTGCGTCCGTCGGTGACCACGCCATCGCGGCTCGCGCGACCGACGAGCGCGGCCTCGCGACCACGACGGCACCCGTGCCGATCAAGGTGCTGGCCGGGGCGACGATCGTGGCCACGCCGACGACGCTCAACGTCAAGCAGGGCGGCACAGTGCCGTACGGCGTGACGCTGGCGAGTCAGCCGTCGTCCTCGGTGACGGTGGCGGTGGCCCGCTCGTCGGGCAGCGCTGACCTCACGGTGGCACCGACATCCCTGACGTTCACCACGACGAACTGGAACACGCCGCAGAACGTGACGGTCACCTCGGCGGCCAACGGCGGCGACCTGGTGTCAGCCGTCTTCTCCGCCACCGCGACCGGTTATGCGGCGGCCTCGGTGACCGTCAAGGAGATCTCGGCGACCATCCCTCCGTTCCAGGAGGCGTTCCTTACTCAGTACAACAAGATCAAGGACCCGGCCAGCGGCTACTTCCGCAAGTTCGGCGACTTGCTGGTGCCGTACCACGCGGTGGAGACGCTGATGGTCGAGGCGCCGGACCACGGGCACCAGACGACCTCGGAGGCGTTCAGCTACTACCTGTGGCTGGAGGCGAGCTACGGCAAGATCAGCGGGGACTGGGCTCCGTTCAAGTCGGCGTGGGCCTCGATGGAGAAGTTCATCATCCCAGCCAAGGCCGATCAGCCGACCAACGACAAGTACAGCCCGGCCAAGCCCGCCACCTACGCGCCCGAGCACGACCGGATGGACAAGTATCCGTCCGTACTGGACCCGGCCGTCTCAGTGGGTCAGGACCCGATCGCCGCTGAACTGAAGTCCGCGTACGGCACCAACGACATCTACGGCATGCACTGGCTGATCGATGTCGACAACACCCTCGGTTTCGGCCGGTGTGGCGACGGCACCACGGCACCGTCGTACATCAACACCTATCAGCGCGGCTCGTCGGAGTCGGTGTGGGAGACCATCCCGCAGCCGTCGTGCGACACGTTCAAGCACGGCGGTCCCAACGGGTATCTGGACCTGTTCACCAAGGACAGCTCGTACGCCAAGCAGTGGAAGTACACCAACGCACCGGACGCGGACGCCCGTGCGGTGCAGGTGGCGTTGTTCGCCGAACAGTGGGCGACCGCGCAAGGAAAGCAGGCCCTGATCGCGCCGGAGCTGGAGAAGGCCGCGAAGATGGGCGACTACCTGAGGTACGCGATGTTCGACAAGTACTTCAAGAAGGTCGGCAACTGTGTGGGAGCCGCGACCTGCCCCGGTGCCACCGGCAAGGACAGCTCGCACTACCTGATGTCCTGGTACTACGCGTGGGGTGGCGCGACGGACACTTCGGCGGGCTGGGCGTGGCGCATCGGTACCGGCGCCTCGCACCAGGGCTACCAGAACCCGCTGGCGGCGTACGCGCTCGCGAAGGTTCCCTCGTTGAAGCCGAAGTCGGCCACGGGTCAGCAGGACTGGGCCAAGAGCATGGACCGGCAGCTGGAAGTCCTGCAATGGCTGCAGTCGGCCGACGGCGGGATCGCCGGCGGTGTCACGAACAGCTGGGAAGGCAACTACGGCACGCCTCCCCCGGGCACGCCGACGTTCTACGGCATGTTCTACGACGCCCATCCGGTCTGGCGCGACCCGCCGTCGAACCGGTGGTTCGGCTTCCAGGTGTGGCAGATGGAGCGCACGGCCGCGCTGTACCGGATGACCGGTGACGCGCGGGCGAAGAAGATCCTGGACAAGTGGGTGCCGTGGGCCATCGCGAACACCACTGTGGGCACGAGCGGGAACTTCCAGATCCCGTCGGATCTGCAATGGACCGGTGCGCCCGACACGTGGAACCCGGGCACGCCGGGCGCGAACGCGAACCTGCGGGTCAGCGTGCTCAACCACAGCCAGGACGTCGGCGTGGCGGCGGCGTTCGCCAAGACCCTGCTGAACTACGCGGCCAAGTCGGGCACCGCCCCGGCGCGGTCCACCGGTGAGGGTCTGCTCACGGCGTTGCTGGCGCACCAGGACGCCAAGGGCATCGCCATCCCGGAGACGCGGAGCGACTACGGCCGCTTCGACGACACGTACAACGCGACGACCGGCGAGGGCACGTACGTCCCGCCGGGCTGGACGGGCAAGATGCCGAACGGCGACGTGATCGGCCAGGACTCCACGTTCCTGTCGATCCGGTCGTACTTCAAGAACGACCCGGACTGGCCGAAGGTGCAGCAGCACTTGAACGGCGGCCCGGCTCCGACCTTCACCTATCACCGGTTCTGGGCGCAGGCCGAGATCGCCACGGCGTTCTCGCTGCACGCCGAGCTGTTCGGGTAA
- a CDS encoding GlxA family transcriptional regulator, whose protein sequence is MEKIVGALRVGVLAYPGCFASEVFGVPDLLTMAAHLAGPEQSGYEVTVVSPRRRVIASGGAAVAVSPLRQVDVLVVPGFELGPGLEVESMLAALTPEIAAIRAHAATGNGVVSICVGAFLLAEAGVLEGRRATTSWLFADELARRCPDTEVQAGQIVVTDTGVTTTAAFSAMYDFALELIRAHSGSEVARKAAHVALLDGARSSQAPYVDSRLLPTTGHEFSRRVMRQLDQNLAARYDLAVLARSLDVSTRTLLRRFADETGSSPLEYLQGSRVRRARHLLETTDLTVASISATVGYQDSGTFAALFARHIGRRPRDYRTVFRRRSV, encoded by the coding sequence TTGGAGAAGATCGTGGGTGCATTGCGGGTTGGCGTTCTGGCCTATCCGGGCTGTTTTGCTTCCGAGGTGTTCGGCGTCCCTGATCTTCTGACGATGGCCGCGCACCTCGCCGGTCCGGAGCAGAGCGGCTACGAGGTGACGGTGGTGTCACCTCGTCGGCGGGTCATCGCATCGGGCGGCGCGGCCGTTGCGGTTTCACCCCTGCGTCAGGTGGACGTCCTGGTGGTGCCCGGCTTCGAACTCGGGCCGGGGCTCGAGGTGGAATCGATGCTCGCGGCATTGACTCCCGAGATCGCAGCGATCCGAGCGCATGCCGCGACCGGGAACGGCGTCGTCTCGATCTGCGTGGGGGCTTTCCTGCTTGCCGAAGCCGGCGTGCTCGAGGGTCGCCGGGCGACGACCTCCTGGCTGTTCGCGGACGAGCTGGCACGCCGTTGTCCGGACACCGAGGTCCAGGCCGGGCAGATCGTCGTCACCGATACAGGGGTGACCACGACTGCGGCCTTCAGTGCCATGTACGACTTCGCGCTGGAGCTGATTCGCGCGCACAGCGGGTCCGAGGTCGCGCGGAAAGCCGCACACGTCGCGCTGCTCGACGGCGCCCGCTCCTCCCAGGCGCCGTACGTCGATTCGCGGCTGCTCCCGACAACCGGCCACGAGTTCTCCAGGCGGGTAATGCGCCAACTCGACCAGAATCTGGCCGCCCGGTACGACCTCGCGGTCCTGGCTCGTAGTCTCGACGTCAGCACCCGTACCTTGTTGCGGCGCTTCGCGGACGAGACCGGCTCAAGCCCGCTCGAGTACCTGCAAGGCTCGCGCGTTCGTCGCGCTCGCCACCTGCTCGAGACGACCGACCTGACCGTCGCCAGCATCTCGGCCACCGTCGGATACCAGGACTCCGGTACCTTCGCCGCCCTCTTCGCAAGACACATCGGCCGACGTCCCCGCGACTACCGAACCGTCTTCCGCCGCAGATCAGTCTGA
- a CDS encoding glycoside hydrolase family 6 protein, with protein MRSRRLKSAALAPCAAVLVVALVASAATLATGRSAHAAGSPFYVDPSTSAAKWVAANPNDSRTPMIRDRIAATPQGKWFTTTNTGTVRAEVDAYVGAAAAAGKVPIMVVYNIPNRDCGGASGGGAPSHEAYRAWVDQVAAGVAGRPAAIILEPDVLPIMTNCQSADQQNQTKASMAYAGKKLKSGSAQTKVYFDIGHSAWLTPGESAARLQGADISNSADGIATNVSNYRATADEAAFAKAVLNAVGDSRLRAVIDTSRNGNGPSGSEWCDPAGRAVGNPSTDQTGDGQIAAFLWVKPPGEADGCIAAAGQFVPQRAYELAAAANWTPPPTTTPTPSPSPQPGLCKVTHRVVNTWGSGYTGEIVIENHGAPVDGWTLTFSAPGVTVTQGWNATWTDTGDTVRVVNASWNGKLATGGSATIGYNADYNGGNPPFSSSTLNGVSCT; from the coding sequence ATGCGATCAAGAAGACTGAAATCCGCCGCCCTGGCGCCTTGTGCCGCTGTCCTGGTGGTGGCGCTCGTCGCGAGTGCCGCCACCCTTGCCACTGGGCGAAGTGCCCATGCCGCCGGCTCGCCGTTCTACGTGGATCCGAGCACCAGCGCGGCGAAGTGGGTGGCGGCAAACCCGAACGACTCCCGGACGCCGATGATCCGGGACCGGATCGCGGCCACGCCGCAGGGGAAGTGGTTCACCACGACGAACACCGGCACGGTACGAGCCGAGGTCGACGCGTACGTCGGGGCCGCCGCGGCGGCCGGCAAGGTGCCGATCATGGTCGTCTACAACATTCCCAACCGCGACTGCGGTGGTGCTAGTGGCGGCGGAGCGCCGTCGCACGAGGCCTACCGGGCCTGGGTCGATCAGGTGGCGGCTGGTGTAGCGGGCCGGCCGGCAGCGATCATCCTGGAGCCGGACGTCCTACCGATCATGACGAACTGTCAGTCGGCAGACCAGCAGAACCAGACGAAGGCGTCGATGGCGTACGCGGGCAAGAAGCTCAAGTCTGGTTCGGCGCAGACGAAGGTGTACTTCGACATCGGCCACTCCGCGTGGCTGACGCCGGGGGAGTCCGCGGCGCGGTTGCAGGGTGCGGACATCTCGAACAGCGCCGACGGAATCGCCACCAACGTGTCGAACTACCGGGCGACCGCCGACGAGGCTGCCTTCGCCAAGGCCGTACTGAACGCGGTGGGCGACTCGCGCCTTCGTGCGGTGATCGACACCAGCCGCAACGGCAACGGGCCGTCGGGCAGCGAGTGGTGTGACCCGGCGGGCCGGGCGGTCGGCAACCCGAGCACGGACCAGACCGGTGACGGGCAGATCGCTGCGTTTCTGTGGGTCAAACCGCCGGGTGAGGCCGACGGATGCATCGCCGCGGCGGGTCAGTTCGTGCCGCAGCGGGCGTACGAGCTGGCGGCCGCCGCCAACTGGACGCCGCCGCCCACCACAACGCCTACGCCTTCGCCTTCGCCGCAGCCTGGTTTGTGCAAGGTGACGCACCGGGTGGTCAACACCTGGGGGTCCGGCTACACCGGCGAGATCGTCATCGAGAACCACGGCGCGCCTGTCGACGGGTGGACGCTCACGTTCTCCGCGCCCGGTGTCACCGTGACCCAGGGCTGGAACGCGACGTGGACCGACACGGGCGACACCGTCCGGGTCGTGAACGCTTCCTGGAACGGCAAGCTCGCCACCGGTGGTTCCGCGACGATCGGCTACAACGCGGACTACAACGGTGGCAACCCACCGTTCTCCTCCTCAACCCTGAACGGCGTTTCCTGCACCTGA
- a CDS encoding PaaX family transcriptional regulator: protein MSVAPSCRSAPEHTVVSLFDVNEIFPDVAGGSVRLPRRQSGSSPQGLAVTLIADYTLRTRAWLPSTAIVVVLGEFGVTTGAARAAVSRLARRGVLEGRRQRRHTDYRLTEPAADNLLVGGSSIARFAAEADSWDGSWTLVGFTLPKEEKAGRSSVRAQLRWWGFAPLYDGVWVSPHPLTEQQHAELVAVNPGVMTVFRAQHVHFQSEATRNPIHAWDIEGIAEQYETFSRRWEPLLPRISSGAITGADAVSARTEVMDTYRRFPSLDPLLPDELMPPDWPRGRARELFVAVYDGVAEPAEEHMRAVIAQVADGPYPDIQAHTVAKLSLMRPSSLR from the coding sequence GTGAGCGTCGCGCCCTCATGCCGATCCGCGCCGGAGCACACCGTGGTCAGCCTGTTCGATGTCAACGAGATCTTCCCGGACGTCGCCGGCGGCTCGGTTCGGTTGCCGCGTCGGCAGAGCGGCAGCTCACCCCAGGGCCTGGCGGTGACACTGATCGCGGACTACACCCTGCGCACTCGGGCCTGGTTGCCGAGTACGGCGATTGTGGTCGTGCTGGGTGAGTTCGGTGTGACCACGGGCGCCGCGCGGGCCGCGGTCAGCCGGCTGGCCCGCCGCGGTGTCCTGGAAGGCAGACGGCAGCGCCGGCACACCGACTATCGCCTGACCGAGCCCGCGGCGGACAACCTGTTGGTCGGCGGCAGTTCGATCGCTAGGTTCGCCGCCGAGGCAGACTCCTGGGACGGCTCCTGGACCCTCGTCGGCTTCACCCTGCCGAAGGAGGAGAAGGCCGGGCGGAGTTCCGTACGAGCTCAACTGCGCTGGTGGGGCTTCGCGCCTCTGTACGACGGGGTCTGGGTGTCGCCGCACCCACTGACAGAACAGCAACACGCGGAACTGGTTGCCGTGAACCCCGGAGTCATGACGGTATTCCGCGCGCAGCACGTGCACTTCCAGTCGGAGGCTACCCGCAACCCCATTCACGCCTGGGACATCGAAGGCATCGCCGAGCAGTACGAAACCTTCAGCCGGCGGTGGGAACCGCTGCTCCCCCGGATCTCGTCCGGTGCCATCACCGGCGCAGATGCCGTGTCAGCCCGGACCGAGGTGATGGACACGTATCGCCGTTTTCCAAGCTTGGACCCGCTGCTCCCGGACGAACTGATGCCGCCGGACTGGCCACGCGGCCGCGCGAGGGAACTGTTCGTCGCGGTCTACGACGGCGTGGCCGAGCCGGCCGAGGAACACATGCGGGCCGTCATAGCGCAGGTTGCCGATGGCCCCTATCCGGATATTCAGGCCCACACCGTGGCCAAGCTGAGCCTGATGCGGCCCTCCTCTCTCAGGTAG